From Peromyscus maniculatus bairdii isolate BWxNUB_F1_BW_parent chromosome 8, HU_Pman_BW_mat_3.1, whole genome shotgun sequence, a single genomic window includes:
- the Spem3 gene encoding uncharacterized protein SPEM3 isoform X1 has product MGEQVYHGAQACSGTNLRKCQDLGDSILLILGSFILLNVGINVVTLLWKHLKNSLRILFHHFFPKDKQPADLNGRPMCTRCTADPKNLYSRISSRFPRRPSFLLGHTNHFDSWVPDTNDENISRCCWMPPQCRHGRAPTEAPWELWKEGPMGTGEAPQATVMKIQDPLFSRPEISPQIPKIHKLNMVPPSSPQENKTKAPDDSPPHAQAQALTYSSTNTHELPSAPSQTQTSEPTQLRAQGLEHTSAYTPPTHAPDFVSAPTPAPGEAPIPANASPPTPSHNPAPTPSYPPAQAPTHNQAHILDQAPPRITLQVPAPTQAQGLAHSPEQPSAHTLPQSPTQARAHAAFQSPGRDPVQILVHTLTHPQANVPEQTTSQASTHAPPHSLLHLYDRIPGPRPTPAPAPVPARSPAPALALSMTVTTTQASAHVPVTTSHPTLPPVPSMLATFDPSFSTGHMVYDALRVKQNAENLRCFRKDLNTLSRPQEVKGLVNSGPAEETQKQHGGGRAEPPAGPILGYLKLGTMDGKTSDNAEEKFPQPRTSLDCGFHPCCSESKIEDSQAPVYPKFLVYTQNATPSKPCLHTPSAAQSTLPSTPPPCTLALPLVSPRTFVVPQKHSNLPQTPTFLSTSKSPQTVSSPHFSVASQFSTISQTLIQPPNPENQNLNQGFGLQKTPSLAKESRVPRNPGLTQVPGLQKNPSLVPNPGLQRNPSLVPNPGLQKNPGLTPNPGLQKNPGLTQDPGLQKNPGLTQDPGLQKSPSLAPNPGLQKNPDLTPNPGLQKNPGLTQDPRLQKNPSLTQDPGFTLNPCLHKNSGFYKFPGYTQDPYLCMNPNISQDPCLQKNLGTTPDSGLRSSVAIQDAGALRNLGVIQPSNLHKNIIFNQTSGQRTLSFMQDSVVYRNGALTQDTVINKNKGLSPVGDQKWLDSSHNSGGNNVSGNVQHPGICRNVGLTQDSRPQKNPCHTQDSEINKNSGLIQESSSPKSPGHVQISYLHKSSGFTQDSGDYKNLGLTQNPGIYRVPDLNQDTNSNKNPCPINVTTAERLDLNQDVGIYSSEHGRDPNLQECPAINQDSSNHQNPALGQGSGFKTPGLTQQVGPCKDSGLTPESGLNKKTTFAPGTGSAQVLGPLQILKLASSPVKSLVCKMNPQKDNTEQQVSWTSVSVNQGPCPSKAQVLSPDLKTLSEVPVLIELQPPSRRLDSQDWVYHAVDPVPSACQKYRQMSMPPKINWKPHCPGPGTRTGHVVFDSRQKQLATGRDKCEALSPRRSRQEALKNSEETQKEWGYQNVMRTLNKEGATMHQE; this is encoded by the exons ATGGGTGAACAAGTCTACCATGGAGCCCAAGCATGCTCTGGCACCAACCTCAGGAAATGCCAGGATTTAGGAGATTCAATTCTTCTGATTCTGGGCAGCTTCATCTTGCTCAACGTGGGAATCAATGTGGTGACTCTG CTCTGGAAGCATCTGAAGAACTCACTGCGGATTCTATTCCATCACTTTTTCCCCAAAG acAAGCAACCTGCTGATCTAAACGGCCGACCCATGTGCACGCGTTGCACTGCAGACCCCAAGAACCTGTACTCAAGGATTTCTTCCCGATTTCCCCGCCGCCCCAGTTTCCTGCTTGGGCATACCAATCACTTTGACTCTTGGGTACCAGACACAAACGACGAGAACATTTCTAGGTGCTGCTGGATGCCACCCCAGTGCAGACATGGCAGAGCTCCCACGGAAGCTCCATGGGAACTGTGGAAAGAAGGACCGATGGGAACTGGGGAAGCCCCTCAGGCCACAGTCATGAAGATCCAGGATCCTTTATTTTCCAGGCCAGAGATTTCTCCCCAGATTCCAAAAATACACAAGCTGAACATGGTTCCACCTTCTTCACCCCAAGAGAACAAGACTAAAGCACCAGATGACAGTCCACCCCATGCTCAAGCCCAGGCTCTAACCTATTCTTCGACCAATACCCATGAGCTCCCCTCCGCTCCGTCCCAGACTCAGACCTCAGAACCCACTCAACTCAGGGCACAGGGTCTTGAGCACACCTCAGCCTATACCCCACCAACCCACGCACCTGACTTTGTCTCAGCTCCTACCCCAGCCCCCGGTGAAGCCCCAATACCAGCCAATGCTtcacccccaaccccatcccataacccagcccccaccccatcctatCCCCCAGCCCAGGCCCCAACCCATAATCAAGCCCATATCTTGGATCAGGCCCCGCCCCGTATCACACTCCAGGTACCAGCCCCAACCCAAGCTCAGGGTTTAGCCCACAGCCCCGAGCAACCCTCAGCCCATACATTACCTCAGTCCCCAACCCAGGCTCGTGCACATGCTGCCTTCCAGTCCCCAGGCCGTGACCCAGTCCAAATCCTAGTACACACCTTGACACACCCCCAAGCTAATGTCCCCGAGCAAACAACATCTCAAGCCTCCACACATgccccaccccattccctccttcaTTTGTACGACCGCATCCCAGGGCCTAGGCCgacccctgccccagcccctgtCCCAGCCCgctccccagcccctgccctaGCACTGTCCATGACCGTGACAACTACTCAAGCctctgctcatgtccctgtcacCACCTCTCACCCTACCCTACCTCCCGTTCCTTCCATGCTGGCTACCTTTGACCCCAGCTTCTCCACCGGCCACATGGTCTATGATGCCCTCAGAGTAAAGCAGAACGCCGAGAACTTGAGGTGTTTCAGGAAGGACTTGAACACCCTCTCCAGGCCCCAAGAGGTGAAGGGCCTGGTAAATTCCGGTCCTGCCGAAGAGACACAAAAGCAGCATGGTGGGGGCCGTGCTGAGCCTCCTGCCGGGCCTATACTTGGTTACCTGAAGTTGGGGACCATGGACGGGAAGACCTCGGACAATGCCGAAGAGAAGTTCCCCCAGCCCAGGACCTCCCTTGACTGCGGCTTCCATCCTTGCTGCTCTGAGAGCAAAATCGAAGACTCACAGGCTCCGGTCTACCCCAAGTTCCTGGTCTACACCCAGAACGCCACTCCCTCTAAGCCTTGTTTGCATACTCCAAGTGCTGCTCAGAGCACACTGCCCAGCACCCCACCTCCGTGCACTCTCGCTCTGCCGCTAGTTTCTCCCAGGACGTTTGTTGTTCCTCAGAAGCACTCCAATTTACCACAAACTCCCACCTTTCTCTCAACCTCCAAGTCTCCTCAGACTGTCTCTTCCCCTCATTTCTCTGTCGCTTCTCAGTTCTCCACCATTTCTCAAACCTTAATCCAACCCCCAAACCCTGAGAATCAAAACCTTAACCAAGGCTTTGGCCTTCAAAAGACCCCATCCCTTGCCAAGGAATCTAGAGTTCCCAGGAACCCAGGCCTTACCCAAGTTCCAGGCCTCCAGAAGAACCCAAGCCTTGTCCCAAATCCAGGCCTCCAGAGGAACCCAAGCCTTGTCCCAAATCCAGGCCTCCAGAAGAACCCAGGCCTTACTCCAAATCCAGGCCTCCAGAAGAACCCAGGCCTTACCCAAGATCCAGGACTCCAGAAGAACCCAGGCCTTACCCAAGATCCAGGACTCCAGAAGAGCCCAAGTCTTGCCCCAAATCCAGGACTCCAGAAAAACCCAGACCTTACCCCAAATCCAGGACTCCAGAAGAATCCAGGCCTTACCCAAGATCCAAGACTCCAGAAGAACCCAAGCCTTACCCAAGACCCAGGCTTTACCCTGAATCCATGCCTCCACAAGAACTCAGGTTTCTACAAGTTTCCAGGCTATACTCAAGATCCTTACCTCTGCATGAATCCAAACATTTCCCAAGACCCTTGCCTTCAAAAGAATCTAGGTACCACTCCAGATTCTGGCCTGAGGAGTTCAGTTGCCATCCAAGATGCCGGTGCCCTTAGGAACTTAGGTGTCATCCAACCTTCCAACCTCCACAAGAATATAATATTCAATCAAACATCTGGTCAGAGGACGTTGAGCTTTATGCAAGACTCTGTGGTCTACAGGAATGGTGCATTAACCCAAGACACTGTAATCAACAAAAATAAAGGTCTCTCCCCAGTAGGGGACCAAAAGTGGCTAGACTCCTCTCACAATTCTGGAGGTAACAATGTTTCAGGAAATGTACAACATCCAGGAATCTGCAGGAATGTAGGCCTTACCCAAGACTCGAGACCACAGAAGAACCCGTGCCATACCCAAGACTCTGAAATTAACAAAAACTCAGGACTTATCCAGGAGTCTAGTTCCCCCAAGAGCCCAGGCCATGTCCAAATCTCTTACCTTCACAAGAGCTCAGGTTTCACACAGGACTCAGGAGACTACAAGAATTTAGGCCTTACTCAAAATCCTGGAATCTACCGAGTCCCAGATCTAAACCAAGACACCAACTCCAACAAGAATCCCTGCCCAATCAATGTCACCACAGCAGAAAGATTGGACCTAAACCAAGATGTTGGCATTTACAGTTCAGAACATGGCCGAGACCCTAACCTTCAGGAGTGCCCAGCAATTAATCAAGATTCTAGCAATCACCAGAACCCGGCACTTGGCCAAGGCTCTGGCTTCAAGACTCCAGGCCTTACCCAGCAGGTTGGCCCTTGTAAGGACTCGGGCCTTACCCCAGAGTCTGGCctcaacaaaaaaacaacctttgCTCCAGGTACTGGTTCTGCCCAAGTCTTGGGCCCACTTCAGATACTAAAGCTGGCATCTTCCCCAGTGAAATCccttgtatgtaaaatgaatccTCAGAAGGACAATACAGAGCAGCAGGTGTCCTGGACTTCTGTCTCAGTCAACCAAGGCCCCTGCCCTTCCAAGGCCCAAGTGCTCTCCCCTGACCTGAAAACTTTGTCAGAGGTCCCTGTCCTAATTGAGCTGCAGCCACCCTCCCGGCGGCTAGACAGCCAGGACTGGGTGTACCACGCTGTAGATCCCGTCCCGTCAGCCTGCCAGAAGTACCGCCAGATGTCTATGCCTCCCAAAATCAACTGGAAGCCCCACTGCCCTGGACCAGGCACCCGGACAGGTCATGTGGTCTTTGATTCCCGCCAGAAACAGTTGGCAACTGGCAGGGACAAGTgtgaggctctgtctcccagGCGCTCTCGCCAAGAAGCACTTAAAAACTCGGAGGAGACCCAGAAGGAATGGGGATATCAAAATGTGATGAGGACCTTGAACAAAGAGGGGGCAACTATGCATCAGGAAtaa
- the Tmem102 gene encoding transmembrane protein 102, with the protein MASTVWGGAPWWGPPPPAPARPLTDVDFCSGAQLQELTQLIQELGVQESWSEGPKPGADLLRAKDFIFSLLGLVHRQDPRFPPQTELLLLRGGIREGSLDLGHAPVGPYARGPHYDAGFTLLVPVFSLDGTGPELILDLESCYAWLRLPELMCGISVRETWQDCLGPPVAEECDLTQQTHSKESPTDQESSVDQAHDYVPEPEPHTSVEKSSNDLSGSQSPCNDIPHLETPEPLKTLSSDALEEDEKPSPKPSEAAKAWPTLCPTQVAAWFFVKLAEVAESLIPVPGAPRLVHAARHAGVTTVLLATPEPPRHLLLFDLIPVVTVAGWPDGARSHSWAGPLVSESASFYLVPGSHPGQQGTPGWQLCFARQELALKARIPAPLLQAHAAAQALLRPLVAGTRAAAPYLLRTLLYWACERLPALYLARPENAGACCLGLLDELSRVLEAGTLPHYFVSGRKLCLGDGSGALRGALAQLRGDPAQALREAVEEAKVARKGGGLAGVGGGTH; encoded by the exons ATGGCTTCCACCGTATGGGGCGGTGCCCCCTGGTGGGGCCcgccacccccagccccagcccggCCGCTCACAGACGTCGACTTCTGCTCTGGCGCCCAGCTGCAGGAGCTGACTCAGTTGATTCAGGAGCTGGGTGTCCAGGAGAGTTGGAGCGAAGGGCCCAAGCCTGGAGCTGATCTCCTCCGAGCCAAGGATTTCATCTTCTCTTTGCTCG gTCTAGTTCACCGCCAGGACCCTCGTTTCCCACCCCAGACAGAACTCTTGCTGCTTCGCGGTGGGATTCGCGAAGGCTCCCTAGATTTAGGGCATGCCCCCGTAGGTCCCTACGCCCGGGGACCTCATTATGATGCCGGCTTTACGCTCCTTGTGCCTGTGTTTTCTCTGGATGGCACTGGGCCCGAGCTGATACTGGATCTGGAATCCTGTTATGCGTGGCTCCGCCTTCCAGAGCTGATGTGCGGAATTTCCGTCCGGGAGACCTGGCAGGATTGCCTAGGACCCCCTGTCGCAGAAGAATGTGATTTGACTCAACAAACCCATAGCAAAGAGAGTCCCACGGACCAGgaaagctctgtagaccaggcacaTGATTATGTCCCTGAGCCTGAGCCGCACACATCTGTGGAAAAATCATCCAATGACCTTTCAGGGTCCCAATCGCCTTGCAACGACATCCCCCATCTTGAAACTCCTGAACCATTGAAAACACTGAGTAGTGACGCCCTGGAAGAGGACGAAAAGCCATCCCCAAAGCCGTCGGAGGCTGCGAAGGCATGGCCCACATTATGCCCTACCCAAGTGGCTGCCTGGTTCTTCGTTAAGCTGGCTGAGGTCGCCGAGTCCCTGATCCCGGTCCCAGGCGCCCCGCGGCTAGTTCACGCAGCTCGCCACGCGGGTGTCACCACGGTCCTCCTGGCCACTCCAGAGCCCCCACGCCACCTCCTGCTCTTCGACCTGATCCCGGTGGTGACCGTGGCAGGCTGGCCTGACGGGGCTCGGAGCCACTCGTGGGCGGGTCCACTGGTCTCTGAGTCGGCTTCTTTCTACCTAGTGCCGGGCAGCCACCCGGGGCAGCAGGGCACCCCTGGATGGCAGCTGTGCTTCGCCCGCCAGGAGCTGGCGCTCAAAGCGCGCATCCCAGCGCCGCTGCTTCAAGCCCACGCGGCGGCCCAGGCGCTGCTGCGCCCGCTGGTGGCGGGGACCCGGGCCGCCGCGCCCTACCTCCTGCGGACCTTGCTCTACTGGGCGTGCGAGCGGCTGCCAGCGCTCTACCTGGCGCGGCCCGAAAACGCCGGCGCTTGTTGCCTTGGGCTACTGGATGAGCTGAGCCGAGTGCTCGAGGCCGGGACGCTGCCTCATTATTTTGTGAGCGGCCGAAAGCTCTGCCTGGGAGACGGCTCCGGGGCCCTGCGCGGGGCATTGGCCCAGCTCCGCGGAGACCCTGCCCAGGCCTTGCGTGAGGCGGTGGAGGAAGCCAAGGTTGCCCGCAAAGGGGGCGGTTTAGCGGGCGTAGGGGGCGGAACCCATTAA
- the Spem3 gene encoding uncharacterized protein SPEM3 isoform X2, giving the protein MCTRCTADPKNLYSRISSRFPRRPSFLLGHTNHFDSWVPDTNDENISRCCWMPPQCRHGRAPTEAPWELWKEGPMGTGEAPQATVMKIQDPLFSRPEISPQIPKIHKLNMVPPSSPQENKTKAPDDSPPHAQAQALTYSSTNTHELPSAPSQTQTSEPTQLRAQGLEHTSAYTPPTHAPDFVSAPTPAPGEAPIPANASPPTPSHNPAPTPSYPPAQAPTHNQAHILDQAPPRITLQVPAPTQAQGLAHSPEQPSAHTLPQSPTQARAHAAFQSPGRDPVQILVHTLTHPQANVPEQTTSQASTHAPPHSLLHLYDRIPGPRPTPAPAPVPARSPAPALALSMTVTTTQASAHVPVTTSHPTLPPVPSMLATFDPSFSTGHMVYDALRVKQNAENLRCFRKDLNTLSRPQEVKGLVNSGPAEETQKQHGGGRAEPPAGPILGYLKLGTMDGKTSDNAEEKFPQPRTSLDCGFHPCCSESKIEDSQAPVYPKFLVYTQNATPSKPCLHTPSAAQSTLPSTPPPCTLALPLVSPRTFVVPQKHSNLPQTPTFLSTSKSPQTVSSPHFSVASQFSTISQTLIQPPNPENQNLNQGFGLQKTPSLAKESRVPRNPGLTQVPGLQKNPSLVPNPGLQRNPSLVPNPGLQKNPGLTPNPGLQKNPGLTQDPGLQKNPGLTQDPGLQKSPSLAPNPGLQKNPDLTPNPGLQKNPGLTQDPRLQKNPSLTQDPGFTLNPCLHKNSGFYKFPGYTQDPYLCMNPNISQDPCLQKNLGTTPDSGLRSSVAIQDAGALRNLGVIQPSNLHKNIIFNQTSGQRTLSFMQDSVVYRNGALTQDTVINKNKGLSPVGDQKWLDSSHNSGGNNVSGNVQHPGICRNVGLTQDSRPQKNPCHTQDSEINKNSGLIQESSSPKSPGHVQISYLHKSSGFTQDSGDYKNLGLTQNPGIYRVPDLNQDTNSNKNPCPINVTTAERLDLNQDVGIYSSEHGRDPNLQECPAINQDSSNHQNPALGQGSGFKTPGLTQQVGPCKDSGLTPESGLNKKTTFAPGTGSAQVLGPLQILKLASSPVKSLVCKMNPQKDNTEQQVSWTSVSVNQGPCPSKAQVLSPDLKTLSEVPVLIELQPPSRRLDSQDWVYHAVDPVPSACQKYRQMSMPPKINWKPHCPGPGTRTGHVVFDSRQKQLATGRDKCEALSPRRSRQEALKNSEETQKEWGYQNVMRTLNKEGATMHQE; this is encoded by the coding sequence ATGTGCACGCGTTGCACTGCAGACCCCAAGAACCTGTACTCAAGGATTTCTTCCCGATTTCCCCGCCGCCCCAGTTTCCTGCTTGGGCATACCAATCACTTTGACTCTTGGGTACCAGACACAAACGACGAGAACATTTCTAGGTGCTGCTGGATGCCACCCCAGTGCAGACATGGCAGAGCTCCCACGGAAGCTCCATGGGAACTGTGGAAAGAAGGACCGATGGGAACTGGGGAAGCCCCTCAGGCCACAGTCATGAAGATCCAGGATCCTTTATTTTCCAGGCCAGAGATTTCTCCCCAGATTCCAAAAATACACAAGCTGAACATGGTTCCACCTTCTTCACCCCAAGAGAACAAGACTAAAGCACCAGATGACAGTCCACCCCATGCTCAAGCCCAGGCTCTAACCTATTCTTCGACCAATACCCATGAGCTCCCCTCCGCTCCGTCCCAGACTCAGACCTCAGAACCCACTCAACTCAGGGCACAGGGTCTTGAGCACACCTCAGCCTATACCCCACCAACCCACGCACCTGACTTTGTCTCAGCTCCTACCCCAGCCCCCGGTGAAGCCCCAATACCAGCCAATGCTtcacccccaaccccatcccataacccagcccccaccccatcctatCCCCCAGCCCAGGCCCCAACCCATAATCAAGCCCATATCTTGGATCAGGCCCCGCCCCGTATCACACTCCAGGTACCAGCCCCAACCCAAGCTCAGGGTTTAGCCCACAGCCCCGAGCAACCCTCAGCCCATACATTACCTCAGTCCCCAACCCAGGCTCGTGCACATGCTGCCTTCCAGTCCCCAGGCCGTGACCCAGTCCAAATCCTAGTACACACCTTGACACACCCCCAAGCTAATGTCCCCGAGCAAACAACATCTCAAGCCTCCACACATgccccaccccattccctccttcaTTTGTACGACCGCATCCCAGGGCCTAGGCCgacccctgccccagcccctgtCCCAGCCCgctccccagcccctgccctaGCACTGTCCATGACCGTGACAACTACTCAAGCctctgctcatgtccctgtcacCACCTCTCACCCTACCCTACCTCCCGTTCCTTCCATGCTGGCTACCTTTGACCCCAGCTTCTCCACCGGCCACATGGTCTATGATGCCCTCAGAGTAAAGCAGAACGCCGAGAACTTGAGGTGTTTCAGGAAGGACTTGAACACCCTCTCCAGGCCCCAAGAGGTGAAGGGCCTGGTAAATTCCGGTCCTGCCGAAGAGACACAAAAGCAGCATGGTGGGGGCCGTGCTGAGCCTCCTGCCGGGCCTATACTTGGTTACCTGAAGTTGGGGACCATGGACGGGAAGACCTCGGACAATGCCGAAGAGAAGTTCCCCCAGCCCAGGACCTCCCTTGACTGCGGCTTCCATCCTTGCTGCTCTGAGAGCAAAATCGAAGACTCACAGGCTCCGGTCTACCCCAAGTTCCTGGTCTACACCCAGAACGCCACTCCCTCTAAGCCTTGTTTGCATACTCCAAGTGCTGCTCAGAGCACACTGCCCAGCACCCCACCTCCGTGCACTCTCGCTCTGCCGCTAGTTTCTCCCAGGACGTTTGTTGTTCCTCAGAAGCACTCCAATTTACCACAAACTCCCACCTTTCTCTCAACCTCCAAGTCTCCTCAGACTGTCTCTTCCCCTCATTTCTCTGTCGCTTCTCAGTTCTCCACCATTTCTCAAACCTTAATCCAACCCCCAAACCCTGAGAATCAAAACCTTAACCAAGGCTTTGGCCTTCAAAAGACCCCATCCCTTGCCAAGGAATCTAGAGTTCCCAGGAACCCAGGCCTTACCCAAGTTCCAGGCCTCCAGAAGAACCCAAGCCTTGTCCCAAATCCAGGCCTCCAGAGGAACCCAAGCCTTGTCCCAAATCCAGGCCTCCAGAAGAACCCAGGCCTTACTCCAAATCCAGGCCTCCAGAAGAACCCAGGCCTTACCCAAGATCCAGGACTCCAGAAGAACCCAGGCCTTACCCAAGATCCAGGACTCCAGAAGAGCCCAAGTCTTGCCCCAAATCCAGGACTCCAGAAAAACCCAGACCTTACCCCAAATCCAGGACTCCAGAAGAATCCAGGCCTTACCCAAGATCCAAGACTCCAGAAGAACCCAAGCCTTACCCAAGACCCAGGCTTTACCCTGAATCCATGCCTCCACAAGAACTCAGGTTTCTACAAGTTTCCAGGCTATACTCAAGATCCTTACCTCTGCATGAATCCAAACATTTCCCAAGACCCTTGCCTTCAAAAGAATCTAGGTACCACTCCAGATTCTGGCCTGAGGAGTTCAGTTGCCATCCAAGATGCCGGTGCCCTTAGGAACTTAGGTGTCATCCAACCTTCCAACCTCCACAAGAATATAATATTCAATCAAACATCTGGTCAGAGGACGTTGAGCTTTATGCAAGACTCTGTGGTCTACAGGAATGGTGCATTAACCCAAGACACTGTAATCAACAAAAATAAAGGTCTCTCCCCAGTAGGGGACCAAAAGTGGCTAGACTCCTCTCACAATTCTGGAGGTAACAATGTTTCAGGAAATGTACAACATCCAGGAATCTGCAGGAATGTAGGCCTTACCCAAGACTCGAGACCACAGAAGAACCCGTGCCATACCCAAGACTCTGAAATTAACAAAAACTCAGGACTTATCCAGGAGTCTAGTTCCCCCAAGAGCCCAGGCCATGTCCAAATCTCTTACCTTCACAAGAGCTCAGGTTTCACACAGGACTCAGGAGACTACAAGAATTTAGGCCTTACTCAAAATCCTGGAATCTACCGAGTCCCAGATCTAAACCAAGACACCAACTCCAACAAGAATCCCTGCCCAATCAATGTCACCACAGCAGAAAGATTGGACCTAAACCAAGATGTTGGCATTTACAGTTCAGAACATGGCCGAGACCCTAACCTTCAGGAGTGCCCAGCAATTAATCAAGATTCTAGCAATCACCAGAACCCGGCACTTGGCCAAGGCTCTGGCTTCAAGACTCCAGGCCTTACCCAGCAGGTTGGCCCTTGTAAGGACTCGGGCCTTACCCCAGAGTCTGGCctcaacaaaaaaacaacctttgCTCCAGGTACTGGTTCTGCCCAAGTCTTGGGCCCACTTCAGATACTAAAGCTGGCATCTTCCCCAGTGAAATCccttgtatgtaaaatgaatccTCAGAAGGACAATACAGAGCAGCAGGTGTCCTGGACTTCTGTCTCAGTCAACCAAGGCCCCTGCCCTTCCAAGGCCCAAGTGCTCTCCCCTGACCTGAAAACTTTGTCAGAGGTCCCTGTCCTAATTGAGCTGCAGCCACCCTCCCGGCGGCTAGACAGCCAGGACTGGGTGTACCACGCTGTAGATCCCGTCCCGTCAGCCTGCCAGAAGTACCGCCAGATGTCTATGCCTCCCAAAATCAACTGGAAGCCCCACTGCCCTGGACCAGGCACCCGGACAGGTCATGTGGTCTTTGATTCCCGCCAGAAACAGTTGGCAACTGGCAGGGACAAGTgtgaggctctgtctcccagGCGCTCTCGCCAAGAAGCACTTAAAAACTCGGAGGAGACCCAGAAGGAATGGGGATATCAAAATGTGATGAGGACCTTGAACAAAGAGGGGGCAACTATGCATCAGGAAtaa
- the Spem2 gene encoding uncharacterized protein SPEM2 — protein MENQLWPGTLGCCNQYPDSPQDAEDILFLLLGLIILVNIGINVTTVMWHGLQNALDKMTFWMNQNKVVRATEYPLRALPANIQDVHIHCILDPVQVKMAQPTHCSSSYHYLRQRCSGKHRRRRRRCRSRHPPGSHIRFPPGRYGHQRRLPNNRPLSRRCLPFCKQPQSHRTSPLRPLPFFDLEDRDSLPEDDQSCPHPKHPSRGWGGFYKPKGLASNVGLWGRQGGILASLPLPSLYLSPELRRLPKRVEAKSELRLQTFGPHYSQSRIWGNVEAEQWASSPAPARWLLPNPSWVTVGYSPFSSGGHVPHDAWEQRRRGVEGSEPPPAFVSRNPRPEAQGYREHSSSQAYRQNLPSYNTHSQPNYSPPQSTGHMGYSSRESHEIRRRTADWTDVFPSRHPLTTSTSLTALGETSYQRAPAASSGLMIPHSSQASPEVQASDPTPPPTTFIPLSRNPGGNASYQVYDSLELKRQVQENRGRASSLPPPSTSASRPSLHRSRTGKLN, from the exons ATGGAAAACCAGCTATGGCCCGGCACCCTGGGATGCTGCAATCAATACCCAGACAGCCCCCAGGATGCTGAAGACATCTTATTCCTGCTGCTGGGTCTCATCATTCTCGTCAACATCGGCATCAACGTGACGACTGTG ATGTGGCATGGGCTCCAGAACGCCTTAGACAAGATGACCTTTTGGATGAATCAGAACA AAGTAGTCCGGGCTACCGAATATCCCCTGAGAGCGCTCCCAGCCAACATCCAGGACGTGCACATCCATTGCATCCTGGACCCTGTACAAGTGAAGATGGCGCAACCCACACACTGCTCCTCTTCCTACCACTATCTCCGTCAGCGCTGTAGCGGCAAGCATCGCCGCCGCCGCAGGCGCTGCCGCAGCCGCCACCCACCGGGCAGCCACATCCGCTTCCCACCGGGCCGCTACGGCCACCAGCGGAGGCTTCCAAACAACAGGCCGCTCTCCCGCCGCTGCCTACCCTTCTGCAAGCAACCTCAAAGCCACAGGACGTCACCGCTGAGGCCGCTGCCCTTTTTTGACCTGGAAGACCGGGATTCCCTTCCGGAGGACGACCAGTCCTGCCCGCACCCCAAACACCCCTCCAGGGGCTGGGGCGGTTTTTATAAGCCGAAAGGTCTGGCCTCCaatgtgggactgtggggccgcCAGGGCGGAATCCTGGCCAGCCTCCCGCTGCCCTCTCTCTACCTGTCCCCGGAGCTGCGTCGCCTGCCCAAGCGGGTAGAGGCCAAGTCAGAGCTGAGGCTGCAGACCTTCGGCCCCCATTACTCCCAGTCCCGGATTTGGGGTAACGTGGAAGCTGAGCAGTGGGCCTCATCCCCGGCCCCTGCCCGCTGGCTGCTTCCTAACCCCTCCTGGGTCACTGTGGGCTACAGCCCTTTCTCTTCAGGGGGGCACGTACCCCACGATGCCTGGGAGCAGCGGCGGCGTGGGGTGGAGGGCTCTGAGCCACCGCCGGCCTTTGTGAGCAGGAACCCCAGGCCGGAGGCCCAGGGCTACCGGGAGCACAGCTCCTCCCAGGCCTACCGGCAGAACCTACCTAGCTACAACACTCACAGCCAACCCAACTACAGCCCGCCGCAGTCCACCGGACACATGGGGTACAGCTCCCGGGAGTCCCACGAGATCCGCAGGCGGACCGCCGACTGGACCGACGTCTTCCCCTCCCGGCACCCTCTGACTACTTCTACCTCGCTCACGGCGCTGGGTGAGACTTCCTACCAACGGGCCCCAGCTGCCAGCTCCGGCCTGATGATCCCGCACTCCTCTCAGGCCTCGCCTGAAGTGCAGGCTTCTGATCCAACTCCGCCTCCAACCACCTTTATTCCGCTCAGTCGGAATCCAGGTGGTAATGCCAGCTACCAGGTGTATGACAGCCTGGAGCTGAAGAGGCAGGTGCAGGAGAACAGAGGGCGGGCCAGCTCACTGCCACCACCGTCCACCTCGGCCTCAAGGCCGTCTCTGCACAGGAGTCGGACGGGGAAACTTAACTGA